A genome region from Bacteroidota bacterium includes the following:
- a CDS encoding phage tail protein: protein MPPYTPPTSFHFKVEFLGVDGMSSDAEHRFQEVSGLSFEVQTEELREGGENRFTYKLPKRTQYPNLVLKRGLLSGTAVLDWFNAALRTYYTVALYDFKPADMMITLLNESSEPAAIWNVIQAYPLKWAVSEFRSTDNTVAVETIELAYHYFERKL from the coding sequence ATGCCGCCATATACTCCACCGACCTCATTCCACTTCAAAGTCGAGTTTCTCGGCGTCGACGGCATGTCGAGCGACGCCGAGCACCGATTTCAAGAGGTTAGCGGCCTCTCGTTCGAAGTGCAGACCGAGGAGCTTCGCGAGGGGGGCGAGAACCGTTTTACATATAAGTTACCGAAGCGCACGCAGTACCCAAACCTCGTTTTGAAACGAGGGCTGCTGAGTGGTACTGCGGTTCTCGATTGGTTCAATGCCGCACTCCGGACATATTATACGGTAGCGCTCTATGACTTCAAGCCGGCCGATATGATGATTACGCTCCTAAACGAATCGTCCGAACCGGCCGCGATCTGGAACGTCATACAGGCATATCCGCTGAAGTGGGCCGTGTCGGAATTCCGATCGACCGACAACACCGTTGCCGTCGAAACGATCGAATTAGCGTACCATTATTTTGAACGTAAACTATAA